TGAAGTCCAAAAGCAAATTGCAGAATGGATGGACGTAGCCGTTGCTTATAACGAAAGCTTTAATATCAAGGTCGCTCGCTTTGGTGACAATATGCGTAACGTTGGCGTAACCGAAGGAGATAAGGTTGAAGCCCAAATTCAATTTGGATGGACTGTTGACTACTTTGGTATTGGCGATCTAGTACAAATCATTAATGAAGTTAAAGAAGAAGAGATCGACGCCTTATTCGCTGAGTATTCAGAGCTGTATGAATTTGATTATGGGACTAACAGCAAAGAAGCTTGGGAAGCTAGCGTGAGAGTTCAAGCAAGCTATGAAATTGCTATTAAAAGTTTCCTTGATCAAGGTGGCTACAACGCCTTCACATCGAACTTCGAAGATTTACACGGAATGAAACAACTTCCAGGACTTGCTGTTCAACGACTGATGGCACAAGGCTATGGTTTTGCTGGAGAAGGAGATTGGAAGACTGCAGCTCTCGATCGCTTGCTTAAAGTGATGAGCCATAACCAATCCACTGGCTTTATGGAAGATTACACTTATGAATTGACGGTTGGTCAAGAATCCATTCTTCAATCCCATATGCTTGAAGTAGATCCTACTTTGGCAAGCAACAAACCAAAAATTATCGTATCTCCACTGGGTATTGGTGGTAAAGACGATCCAGCACGTTTAGTATTTGACGGTAAAGCAGGAGACGGTGTAGTTGTTTCCATGGCTGACTTTGGGACTCATTACAAACTATTGATCAATGAAGTTACTGCTTTCGAACCAACG
This genomic stretch from Paenibacillus sp. FSL H7-0737 harbors:
- the araA gene encoding L-arabinose isomerase, encoding MSTAVAKEFWFVVGSQHLYGEEALAEVKAHAQTMTDALNKSGVLPYPLVLQDLAVSTDKITNIMKEVNYRDEVAGVITWMHTFSPAKMWIRGTKMLQKPLLHLATQYNESIPWATIDMDFMNLNQAAHGDREYGFINARLNKQNKVVVGYWERPEVQKQIAEWMDVAVAYNESFNIKVARFGDNMRNVGVTEGDKVEAQIQFGWTVDYFGIGDLVQIINEVKEEEIDALFAEYSELYEFDYGTNSKEAWEASVRVQASYEIAIKSFLDQGGYNAFTSNFEDLHGMKQLPGLAVQRLMAQGYGFAGEGDWKTAALDRLLKVMSHNQSTGFMEDYTYELTVGQESILQSHMLEVDPTLASNKPKIIVSPLGIGGKDDPARLVFDGKAGDGVVVSMADFGTHYKLLINEVTAFEPTVPAPNLPVARVLWNVKPNFQDGVKAWIENGGGHHTVVSLTLTTDQIIAYAKLVNLEYVVIK